The Micromonospora krabiensis genome window below encodes:
- a CDS encoding RNA-guided endonuclease InsQ/TnpB family protein, with protein sequence MGKLSYGWCWLGFVPRRRDCAAPRVVYRTARVGLRVTAGQRRRCFGLLRSAGDVWACVLEVNAWRRRRGDAPLAGFQELCRELAASGPGTFGELDSTGARSVLRRFSDAWFAVAKRRQTGDVSAGFPRRRRGLVPVRWYHGTFTVVGRRVRIPAARGSAPLWVRLVRDLPYPVEQVRSITLLCEGNRLFLDVTAEVPVTVYPPGEEPDAGRVAGVDLGIIHPYAVAGPDGAGLLVSGRAVRAEYRMHLADTKARRRAVARRAPKPGQRGSRRWRRYRRRARMVEGRHRRRVRQAQHEAARTVISWAQQQRVGVLHVGDPRSVLDIPAGRRHNLRLRQWQIGRLIQVLTDKATLAGITVHMVDERGTSSTCPACHRRIPKPRGRTITCPHCRFSGHRDLVAAAMIATRKPGGGPTTPTTAVAVLPGVITHRRAGRHLPGAGQSRRDPRRPTQAARGSVGPRWPAPPPGGESLAPNGEDPQHPTGRPGER encoded by the coding sequence GTGGGGAAGTTGTCGTACGGGTGGTGTTGGCTGGGGTTCGTGCCTCGTCGTCGGGATTGCGCTGCGCCGCGGGTCGTGTATCGCACGGCTCGGGTCGGGTTGCGGGTGACGGCGGGTCAGCGGCGGCGGTGTTTCGGTCTGCTTCGCTCAGCCGGTGATGTGTGGGCGTGTGTGTTGGAGGTCAACGCGTGGCGGCGTCGCCGCGGTGATGCGCCGTTGGCCGGCTTCCAGGAGTTGTGTCGGGAGTTGGCCGCGTCGGGGCCGGGCACGTTCGGTGAGTTGGACAGCACGGGTGCGCGGTCGGTGTTGCGCCGGTTCTCGGATGCGTGGTTCGCCGTGGCGAAGCGCCGTCAGACCGGTGACGTGTCGGCGGGGTTTCCGCGTCGTCGGCGTGGGTTGGTGCCGGTGCGTTGGTATCACGGCACGTTCACCGTTGTCGGGCGGCGGGTGCGGATCCCGGCCGCGCGTGGCAGTGCCCCGTTGTGGGTGCGGCTGGTCCGGGATCTGCCGTACCCAGTGGAGCAGGTCCGCTCGATCACCCTGCTGTGTGAGGGTAACCGCCTGTTCCTCGATGTCACCGCCGAAGTTCCCGTAACTGTCTACCCGCCCGGTGAAGAGCCGGACGCCGGACGTGTCGCCGGGGTGGACCTCGGAATCATTCACCCCTACGCAGTGGCGGGGCCGGACGGGGCGGGGTTGTTGGTGTCGGGGCGGGCGGTCCGTGCTGAGTATCGGATGCACCTGGCTGACACCAAGGCCCGCCGTCGGGCGGTGGCCCGCCGGGCGCCGAAGCCGGGGCAGCGGGGGTCACGGCGGTGGCGCCGCTACCGCCGCCGCGCCCGCATGGTGGAGGGCCGGCATCGGCGGCGCGTCCGCCAGGCCCAGCACGAGGCGGCCCGCACCGTCATATCGTGGGCCCAACAGCAGCGGGTGGGGGTGCTGCACGTCGGCGACCCCCGTAGCGTGCTCGACATCCCGGCCGGGCGGCGGCACAACCTGCGGCTGCGGCAGTGGCAGATCGGCCGGCTCATCCAGGTCCTCACCGACAAGGCCACCCTCGCCGGCATCACCGTGCACATGGTCGACGAACGCGGCACCTCCTCCACCTGCCCCGCCTGCCACCGGCGGATACCCAAACCCCGCGGGCGCACCATCACCTGCCCACACTGCCGATTCTCCGGGCACCGCGATCTTGTCGCGGCGGCCATGATCGCCACCCGCAAACCGGGCGGCGGACCCACCACCCCCACCACGGCTGTGGCTGTGCTGCCCGGGGTGATCACGCACCGTCGAGCCGGCCGGCACCTCCCCGGCGCCGGCCAGTCCCGACGTGACCCCCGCCGCCCAACCCAGGCGGCGCGAGGATCAGTTGGCCCGCGGTGGCCCGCCCCACCACCCGGTGGGGAGTCGCTCGCCCCCAACGGCGAGGATCCACAACACCCCACCGGACGACCCGGTGAACGTTAG
- a CDS encoding helix-turn-helix transcriptional regulator gives MLHGRAAEQDRIAALVARARAGESAALVLRGGPGIGKTALLDWAAELTSPADRPLRVLRASAAEFEAELPFAGLSQLVRPALDRLDRLPAPQRQVLASAFGLGGGAPADRLLVGLAVLSLLADLADDGPLLCLVDDAHWLDSVSAEALLFAARRLHAEGIVMIFAARDGGFPAPGLPELTVGALAPADAVLLLDPELAPEVRMRVLGEAQGNPLALIELPRVVRADDAGGPLPLTDRLQAAFHGQVDRLPAGARTLLLVAAVEDTGDLDVLLRAAAPLGAGPADLRPAEETRLVEVTGRRLRFRHPLVRAAVHAGATYPERLAAHRALADVLTTPDTADRRAWHRAAATTGPDEQVAATLERTAEQARARSGYGAALAAFERAAELSEDSAAQARRLLLAAESGLQSGHLDNAVRLAERAAGLVNEPAFHARVAWVEGHAWFWQGGHQTAYDLMSRGAQLDPGQRDALLVAAFHPAWYLGEPYLGACLDQLATLEHPVARYQVAAVRGRPLPLATVAAQVGSEPRDRVQLCGLGFVAGQDAETYELATGLVARCRADGILGLLPTLLFFLAEAEFFHGRHRDAAVSLDEAIRVARDGNQPLWVSQLLAVQAVLAAVSGDEARCQELVASTLDGATASAEAGGRAWTLWAQGLLDLGQGRAESAVTRLAALQENPYAHQVCAYRSVPDLVEAAVRAGVPEQAEEAYTRFSAWAERVDQPWATSLAYRCRALLSGDEQDYLLALKAGGRPFEQARTELLYGEWLRRARRKADARGRLHHALGTFDQLDAAPWAARARGELEATGLRAPQPAASAGADLTPQELQIARLAGTGLSNRDIAAQLFLSPKTVAYHLYKAYPKLGVTSRTELAALAL, from the coding sequence ATGTTGCACGGCCGCGCCGCAGAGCAGGACCGGATCGCGGCCCTGGTGGCGCGGGCCCGGGCGGGGGAGAGCGCCGCGCTGGTGCTGCGGGGCGGGCCGGGCATCGGCAAGACCGCGCTGCTGGACTGGGCTGCCGAGCTGACGTCGCCCGCCGACCGGCCGCTGCGCGTGCTGCGCGCCAGCGCCGCCGAGTTCGAGGCCGAACTGCCGTTCGCCGGGCTGAGCCAGCTCGTACGGCCGGCGCTCGACCGCCTCGACCGGCTGCCCGCGCCGCAGCGGCAGGTGCTCGCCTCCGCGTTCGGGCTCGGCGGCGGCGCCCCGGCCGACCGGCTGCTGGTGGGGCTCGCGGTGCTGTCGCTCCTGGCGGACCTGGCCGACGACGGTCCGCTGCTCTGCCTCGTCGACGACGCGCACTGGCTGGACAGCGTCTCCGCCGAGGCGCTGCTGTTCGCCGCGCGCCGCCTGCACGCCGAGGGTATCGTGATGATCTTCGCGGCCCGGGACGGCGGCTTTCCCGCCCCCGGCCTTCCCGAACTCACCGTCGGCGCGCTCGCGCCGGCCGACGCCGTCTTGCTGCTCGACCCGGAGCTCGCCCCCGAGGTACGGATGCGGGTGCTCGGCGAGGCGCAGGGCAACCCGCTTGCGCTCATCGAGCTGCCCCGCGTCGTCCGGGCCGACGACGCCGGTGGCCCCCTGCCGCTCACCGACCGGCTGCAGGCGGCGTTCCACGGCCAGGTCGACCGGCTACCGGCCGGCGCCCGGACGCTGCTGCTCGTCGCCGCCGTCGAGGACACCGGCGACCTCGACGTGCTGCTGCGCGCCGCCGCCCCGCTCGGCGCGGGCCCGGCGGACCTGCGGCCGGCGGAGGAGACCCGGCTCGTCGAGGTCACCGGCCGGCGGCTGCGGTTCCGCCACCCGCTGGTCCGCGCCGCCGTGCACGCCGGCGCCACGTACCCGGAGCGGCTCGCCGCGCACCGCGCGCTCGCGGACGTGCTCACCACGCCCGACACCGCCGACCGGCGGGCCTGGCACCGCGCCGCGGCCACCACCGGCCCGGACGAGCAGGTCGCCGCCACTCTGGAACGCACCGCCGAGCAGGCCCGCGCGCGCAGCGGCTACGGGGCGGCGCTGGCGGCGTTCGAGCGCGCCGCCGAACTGAGTGAGGACTCGGCCGCCCAGGCGCGCCGGCTGTTGCTGGCCGCGGAGAGCGGCCTTCAGTCCGGGCACCTCGACAACGCGGTCCGCCTCGCCGAGCGGGCCGCCGGCCTGGTCAACGAGCCGGCCTTCCACGCCCGCGTCGCCTGGGTCGAAGGGCACGCCTGGTTCTGGCAGGGCGGCCACCAGACCGCCTACGACCTGATGAGCCGGGGCGCGCAGCTCGACCCCGGACAGCGGGACGCCCTGCTGGTGGCGGCGTTCCACCCGGCCTGGTATCTCGGCGAGCCATACCTCGGCGCCTGCCTGGACCAGCTCGCGACGCTGGAGCATCCGGTGGCCCGCTACCAGGTCGCCGCCGTCCGCGGCCGTCCGCTGCCCCTGGCGACGGTCGCCGCCCAGGTCGGCTCCGAACCGCGCGACCGCGTGCAGCTCTGCGGGCTCGGCTTCGTCGCCGGACAGGACGCCGAGACCTACGAGCTGGCCACCGGCCTGGTCGCCCGCTGCCGGGCAGACGGCATCCTCGGTCTGCTGCCCACGCTGCTGTTCTTCCTCGCCGAGGCGGAGTTCTTCCACGGCCGGCACCGCGACGCCGCGGTCAGCCTCGACGAGGCGATCCGGGTCGCCCGCGACGGCAACCAGCCGCTCTGGGTCAGCCAACTGCTCGCCGTGCAGGCCGTGCTCGCCGCGGTCTCCGGCGACGAGGCACGCTGCCAGGAACTCGTGGCCTCGACGCTGGACGGCGCCACGGCGAGCGCCGAAGCGGGCGGTCGCGCGTGGACACTGTGGGCGCAGGGCCTGCTCGACCTCGGCCAGGGTCGCGCCGAGTCCGCCGTGACCCGGCTCGCCGCCCTCCAGGAGAACCCGTACGCCCACCAGGTGTGCGCGTATCGCAGCGTGCCCGACCTGGTCGAGGCGGCCGTCCGGGCCGGCGTGCCCGAGCAGGCCGAGGAGGCGTACACCCGCTTCTCGGCATGGGCGGAGCGGGTCGACCAGCCGTGGGCGACGTCGCTGGCATACCGGTGCCGGGCCCTGCTCTCCGGCGACGAGCAGGACTACCTGCTCGCGCTGAAGGCCGGCGGCCGCCCCTTCGAGCAGGCCCGCACCGAACTGCTGTACGGCGAGTGGCTGCGCCGCGCCCGGCGCAAGGCCGACGCCCGCGGCCGCCTGCACCACGCCCTGGGCACGTTCGACCAGTTGGATGCGGCGCCGTGGGCGGCGCGGGCGCGCGGCGAGCTGGAGGCCACCGGCCTGCGCGCTCCGCAACCCGCTGCGTCGGCCGGCGCCGACCTCACCCCGCAGGAGCTGCAGATCGCCCGGCTCGCCGGCACCGGGTTGTCCAACCGGGACATCGCCGCGCAGCTGTTCCTCAGCCCGAAGACTGTCGCGTACCACCTGTACAAGGCGTACCCGAAGCTCGGCGTCACCAGCCGCACCGAGCTGGCGGCCCTGGCGCTGTGA
- a CDS encoding SigE family RNA polymerase sigma factor: MVDAEGEFVEYVSARLPSLHRTAFLMCGDAHLADDVVQQTITALYVNWRRVSRADNVDAYVHRMLVHKLVDEKRLSWAKVRLLGSVPEPELSPVTPHDEFAERDSLLAALAHLPRGQRTVLVLRFLCDLSLADTAAAMGCSEGNVKSQTSRALVAIRQLLDVTEMAERSAR; the protein is encoded by the coding sequence ATGGTGGATGCCGAGGGTGAGTTCGTGGAGTACGTCTCCGCGCGACTGCCGAGCCTGCATCGGACCGCGTTTCTGATGTGCGGCGACGCCCACTTGGCGGACGACGTGGTCCAGCAGACGATCACAGCGCTGTACGTGAACTGGCGCCGGGTCAGCCGGGCCGACAACGTCGACGCGTACGTGCACCGGATGCTGGTCCACAAGCTCGTCGACGAGAAGCGGTTGAGCTGGGCGAAGGTCCGGTTGCTGGGGTCGGTGCCGGAGCCGGAGCTGTCGCCGGTCACACCGCACGACGAGTTCGCGGAGCGGGACAGCCTGCTCGCCGCGCTCGCCCATCTTCCCCGCGGCCAGCGCACCGTCCTGGTCCTGCGGTTCCTGTGCGACCTGTCACTGGCCGACACGGCAGCCGCGATGGGCTGCTCCGAGGGCAACGTGAAGTCGCAGACCTCACGGGCGCTGGTGGCGATCCGTCAGCTGCTCGACGTTACCGAGATGGCCGAGAGGAGCGCGAGATGA
- a CDS encoding GNAT family N-acetyltransferase, with protein sequence MTALRTPRLSLHPIDAAEGERIVGRRPAAGDAWVEDFPFDGDVNGVTAFLRATAAHGDQRPFGHYRITRTADGKAIGGIGFKGQPDDGCVEVGYGLSPSARGHGYAAEALVALLKVAADHGLSRVVADTTADNVASQRTLERAGFRHTGTKDDLCRYEIFLELESLRPETSGNPHRAGRGSLDIYP encoded by the coding sequence ATGACCGCACTCCGCACACCGCGGCTGTCCCTGCATCCCATCGACGCGGCGGAGGGTGAACGCATCGTCGGGCGGCGTCCCGCAGCCGGTGACGCCTGGGTTGAGGACTTCCCCTTCGACGGCGACGTCAACGGCGTCACCGCCTTCCTCAGGGCCACGGCAGCCCACGGGGACCAGCGCCCCTTCGGGCACTACCGGATCACGCGGACGGCCGACGGGAAGGCCATCGGCGGAATCGGTTTCAAGGGGCAGCCGGACGACGGGTGCGTCGAGGTCGGCTACGGGCTCTCGCCGTCAGCGCGGGGCCACGGCTACGCGGCGGAGGCCCTCGTCGCCCTGCTGAAGGTCGCGGCCGATCACGGCCTGTCCCGGGTCGTCGCTGACACCACCGCGGACAACGTCGCCTCCCAACGCACCCTCGAACGGGCCGGTTTCCGCCACACGGGCACCAAGGACGACCTCTGCCGCTACGAGATTTTCCTCGAGCTCGAAAGCCTGCGTCCTGAGACCTCCGGGAATCCGCACCGCGCAGGCCGGGGCTCGCTTGACATATATCCGTAA
- the map gene encoding type I methionyl aminopeptidase produces the protein MIELKSAEEINRMAVTGQFVGELLAELSGVAAVGVNLMDLEHHARRRIAERGAESCYWDYAPSFGRGPFRNVLCLSVNDAVLHGLPHDYVLRDGDVVSIDMAVGIDGWVADSAVSVVVGTPDPDDLKLIEATEVALEAGINAAQPGGRLGDISAAIAEVARSYGYGVNSEFGGHGIGRTMHEAPHVPNNGRPRRGMRLDPGLTIAIEPWFCRSTDKIRFDKDGWTIRSADGSRTAHSEHTVAVTTAGPQVLTRRPSEGATSADPTKRSAAAS, from the coding sequence GTGATCGAGCTCAAGTCCGCCGAGGAGATCAACCGGATGGCGGTGACCGGCCAGTTCGTCGGCGAGCTGCTCGCCGAGCTGAGCGGTGTCGCCGCCGTCGGCGTCAACCTGATGGACCTCGAACACCACGCCCGCCGCCGGATCGCCGAACGCGGCGCCGAATCCTGCTACTGGGACTACGCCCCCTCGTTCGGCCGCGGCCCGTTCCGCAACGTGCTGTGCCTGTCGGTCAACGACGCCGTCCTGCACGGCCTGCCGCACGACTACGTCCTCCGGGACGGTGACGTGGTCAGCATCGACATGGCGGTCGGCATCGACGGCTGGGTCGCCGACTCCGCGGTCTCCGTCGTCGTCGGCACCCCCGACCCGGACGACCTGAAGCTCATCGAGGCCACCGAGGTCGCACTGGAGGCCGGCATCAACGCCGCCCAGCCCGGCGGCCGGCTCGGTGACATCTCCGCCGCGATCGCTGAGGTCGCCCGCTCCTACGGCTACGGCGTCAACTCCGAGTTCGGCGGCCACGGCATCGGCCGCACCATGCACGAGGCTCCGCACGTCCCCAACAACGGCCGGCCCCGTCGCGGCATGCGGCTCGACCCCGGCCTCACGATCGCCATCGAGCCGTGGTTCTGCCGCTCCACGGACAAGATCAGGTTCGACAAGGACGGCTGGACGATCCGCTCCGCCGACGGCTCCCGCACCGCCCACTCCGAGCACACCGTCGCCGTCACGACCGCCGGCCCGCAGGTCCTGACCCGTCGCCCGTCCGAGGGCGCCACCTCGGCCGACCCCACGAAGAGGTCCGCCGCAGCCTCCTGA
- a CDS encoding MFS transporter, translating into MTVLSARPVRVTASAARPGAFLPVLLISTFMTAIDAFIVNVALPAMQRDLDAGPAALEWVVAGYVLAVAAGLITGGRLGDRYGRRQVFGIGVALFTAASVLCGLAPTVGVLIGARVLQGLAAALLMPQVLAIVRTSVAPAEQPKAIARYGLTMGLGAVFGQLIGGLLIRADLFGLDWRLCFLINLPIGVAALALLRRVPESRHPATRLDLAGVVLVSAALVALVLPLVEGREQGWPVWTWLSLAAAVLLFALFAATQRRRAQPLVDLTLFRERAFSVGLVATQVFWMGQASFFLVLALYLQVERGLSALESGVVFIAIGAGYLATSTYAHRIAARLGRQVVSVGALVMAVGLYGMWQAAGHGTGWLVPGLAVDGIGMGIALAPLTTTVLSRINPRHTGAAAGVLATVNQTGNAVGVALIGIVFYRAADLTGGFRAGLVALIVLELALAAIIQLLPRR; encoded by the coding sequence ATGACCGTCCTGAGCGCGCGGCCGGTGCGGGTCACCGCATCGGCCGCACGGCCCGGTGCCTTCCTGCCGGTCCTGTTGATCTCGACGTTCATGACCGCGATCGACGCGTTCATCGTCAACGTTGCCCTGCCGGCGATGCAACGTGACCTGGACGCCGGCCCGGCCGCGCTGGAGTGGGTGGTAGCCGGCTACGTCCTCGCGGTGGCCGCCGGCCTGATCACCGGCGGCCGGCTGGGCGACCGGTACGGCCGCCGCCAGGTGTTCGGTATCGGCGTGGCGCTGTTCACCGCGGCCTCCGTGCTGTGCGGGCTGGCGCCCACCGTGGGCGTTCTCATCGGCGCCCGGGTGCTGCAGGGGCTCGCGGCGGCGTTGCTCATGCCGCAGGTGCTGGCCATCGTGCGGACCAGCGTCGCGCCGGCCGAGCAGCCGAAGGCGATCGCCCGGTACGGCCTCACGATGGGTCTGGGCGCCGTCTTCGGCCAGCTGATCGGTGGCCTGCTGATCCGGGCGGACCTGTTCGGCCTGGACTGGCGGCTGTGCTTCCTCATCAACCTGCCGATCGGGGTCGCTGCGCTGGCCCTGCTACGCCGGGTGCCGGAGTCCCGCCACCCGGCGACCCGGCTCGACCTGGCCGGCGTGGTCCTGGTGAGTGCGGCGCTGGTGGCGCTGGTTTTGCCGCTGGTGGAGGGGCGCGAGCAGGGCTGGCCGGTGTGGACCTGGCTGAGCCTGGCCGCCGCCGTGCTGCTGTTCGCGCTGTTCGCGGCGACCCAGCGGCGCCGCGCGCAGCCGCTGGTGGACCTGACGCTGTTCCGGGAGCGGGCGTTCTCGGTGGGGCTGGTGGCAACCCAGGTGTTCTGGATGGGGCAGGCGTCGTTCTTCCTCGTGCTGGCGCTCTACCTTCAGGTCGAGCGGGGCCTGTCGGCGCTGGAGTCGGGCGTCGTCTTCATCGCCATCGGCGCCGGCTACCTGGCCACCTCGACGTACGCGCACCGGATCGCCGCCCGGCTCGGTCGCCAGGTGGTCAGCGTCGGCGCGCTGGTGATGGCGGTGGGCCTGTACGGCATGTGGCAGGCGGCCGGCCATGGGACCGGTTGGCTCGTGCCGGGGCTCGCCGTGGACGGCATCGGCATGGGTATCGCGCTCGCCCCGCTCACCACCACCGTCCTCTCGCGGATCAACCCGCGGCACACCGGCGCGGCCGCCGGGGTGCTGGCCACGGTGAACCAGACCGGCAACGCGGTCGGGGTGGCCCTGATCGGCATCGTCTTCTACCGGGCCGCCGATCTGACCGGTGGATTCCGGGCCGGGCTGGTCGCGCTCATCGTGCTGGAGCTGGCGCTGGCCGCCATCATCCAACTGTTGCCGAGGCGATGA
- a CDS encoding VOC family protein, whose protein sequence is MASVKQFQVTFDCAEPERVARFWCEVLGYVVPPPPEGFATWAEFDRALPPEQQGSAFACVDHTGAGPRLYFQRVPEGKVAKNRLHLDVRVGTGLVGAERLAALEAECARLVALGAVRVRLLPADDTNESCMVMQDVEGNEFCLD, encoded by the coding sequence ATGGCATCGGTCAAGCAGTTCCAGGTGACCTTCGACTGCGCGGAGCCCGAGCGGGTCGCGCGGTTCTGGTGTGAGGTGTTGGGCTACGTCGTGCCCCCACCGCCGGAGGGATTCGCCACCTGGGCCGAGTTCGACCGCGCGCTACCGCCGGAGCAGCAGGGTTCGGCGTTCGCCTGCGTCGACCACACCGGCGCGGGCCCGCGGCTGTACTTCCAGCGGGTGCCCGAGGGTAAGGTCGCCAAGAATCGGCTGCACCTCGACGTGCGGGTCGGTACCGGGCTCGTGGGGGCGGAGCGCCTGGCCGCGCTCGAGGCCGAGTGCGCGCGACTGGTCGCGCTCGGCGCGGTACGCGTGCGACTGCTGCCCGCCGATGACACCAACGAGTCGTGCATGGTGATGCAGGACGTCGAGGGCAACGAGTTCTGCCTCGACTGA
- a CDS encoding nuclear transport factor 2 family protein, whose amino-acid sequence MELIEKYLTAWNTTDAAARRALVDEVWATDGTYTDPLASVAGRDQIDALIAGVQQQFPGLEFSLAGPVDAHHDLARFTWNLGPAGAEPIVVGFDVAVITDGRIAAVHGFLDRVPA is encoded by the coding sequence ATGGAACTCATCGAGAAGTACCTGACCGCCTGGAACACCACCGACGCCGCCGCCCGCCGCGCGCTCGTCGACGAGGTGTGGGCGACCGACGGGACGTACACCGACCCGCTGGCCTCCGTCGCCGGCCGCGACCAGATCGACGCGCTCATCGCCGGCGTGCAGCAGCAGTTCCCCGGCCTGGAGTTCAGCCTCGCCGGTCCGGTCGACGCCCACCACGACCTGGCCCGGTTCACCTGGAACCTCGGCCCGGCCGGCGCCGAGCCGATCGTCGTCGGCTTCGACGTCGCGGTCATCACCGACGGCCGGATCGCCGCCGTGCACGGCTTCCTGGACCGGGTGCCGGCATGA
- a CDS encoding PadR family transcriptional regulator, with product MASSRAGGPLTPAVLHILLALSTQERHGYGIMKQVESDSRGKVRMGPGTLYGSIRRMTEAGLIRESDKKIDPSLDDERRVYYGITALGQQTLATELQRYRQVVAVAHERSLLPGATGG from the coding sequence ATGGCGAGCAGCAGAGCGGGAGGACCCCTGACCCCGGCCGTACTCCACATCCTGCTCGCGCTCTCCACTCAGGAACGCCATGGCTACGGGATCATGAAGCAGGTCGAGTCAGACTCCCGGGGGAAAGTCAGGATGGGGCCGGGAACGCTCTACGGCTCGATCCGCCGGATGACCGAAGCGGGCTTGATCCGTGAGAGCGACAAGAAGATCGACCCGAGCCTGGACGACGAGCGTCGCGTCTACTACGGCATCACCGCCCTCGGCCAACAGACGCTCGCGACGGAACTACAGCGGTACCGCCAGGTCGTCGCGGTCGCCCACGAGCGGTCCCTGCTGCCGGGCGCAACGGGCGGCTAG
- a CDS encoding helix-turn-helix domain-containing protein, with protein MVRQPLTAEQIAAGQRLGAALRVARADRSLVEVALAAGISPETLRKIEAGRLPAPAFGTVVGLSRALDVPLSDLADVWLTDMAVRQAS; from the coding sequence ATGGTTCGCCAACCGCTCACCGCCGAACAGATCGCCGCGGGCCAGCGTCTCGGAGCCGCCCTCCGCGTCGCCCGTGCCGACCGCAGCCTCGTCGAGGTGGCCCTGGCGGCCGGCATCTCGCCCGAGACGCTGCGCAAGATCGAGGCAGGCCGGCTTCCCGCGCCGGCGTTCGGCACGGTGGTCGGCCTCAGCCGGGCACTGGACGTCCCCCTCAGCGACCTGGCTGACGTCTGGCTGACCGACATGGCCGTCCGCCAGGCGTCCTAG